Proteins from a genomic interval of Flammeovirgaceae bacterium SG7u.111:
- a CDS encoding sulfatase, whose protein sequence is MKTKSSLIVKSLLLSMLTAFTLSCTKQEEEVKEETPKPPNIVFIMSDDHAYQAISAYGYGLNNTPNIDRLADEGALFTRACVTNSICAPSRAVMLTGKHSFINGKVDNVQPFNWDQDNFPKLLQKAGYQTAMIGKIHLDGLPQGFDYSMVLPGQGHYYNPDFLVDGEKKRFEGYCSDIITEEALKWLKESRDEEKPFCLLYHHKAPHRNWKPAPKYLTLFDDTTFTPPANYVSDYSTMGTAAQEQEMQVDGHARWGHDFKLKVDPDGNETEINGELKRFSESQLEQWDAAYEPKNKTFLDAKLEGEELGVWKFNRYIKDYLRTIQSVDDGVGEVLDYLDANGLTENTIVVYTSDQGFYLGEHGWFDKRFMYEESFRTPLIIRYPKAVKAGTKIDKLVQNLDFAPTFLEYAGVEIPTDMQGESMKDLVEGKASEWRDAIYYTYYEYPSVHMVKRHYGVATDRYKLIHFYYDIDEWELYDLQEDPSEMKNVYDDPAYADVQEMMHKRLVEMREKYGDSDENDQKFLKAYLDHIEKRKKKQAQKKG, encoded by the coding sequence ATGAAAACGAAAAGCTCCCTGATAGTAAAATCGCTACTTTTGAGTATGCTAACCGCATTCACTCTTTCTTGTACTAAGCAAGAGGAAGAGGTAAAAGAAGAAACTCCTAAGCCCCCAAACATCGTCTTCATCATGAGCGATGACCATGCCTACCAAGCCATCAGCGCTTATGGCTATGGACTAAACAACACTCCTAACATTGACAGGCTAGCAGATGAAGGGGCTCTTTTTACCCGTGCTTGCGTCACCAACTCAATTTGTGCGCCTAGCCGTGCCGTAATGCTCACGGGCAAGCATAGTTTCATCAATGGCAAAGTAGATAATGTCCAGCCATTCAACTGGGACCAAGACAACTTCCCCAAACTGCTCCAAAAAGCAGGCTATCAAACAGCCATGATCGGCAAAATTCACCTCGATGGCTTGCCACAAGGTTTTGATTACTCGATGGTACTTCCCGGACAAGGACATTATTACAACCCCGATTTTTTGGTAGATGGAGAGAAAAAAAGGTTTGAAGGCTATTGTTCTGATATCATCACCGAAGAGGCACTCAAATGGCTGAAGGAATCGAGAGACGAGGAAAAGCCATTTTGCCTACTCTATCACCACAAAGCTCCGCATAGAAACTGGAAACCTGCTCCAAAATATCTCACACTTTTCGATGACACTACGTTTACTCCACCTGCCAATTATGTAAGCGATTACTCAACCATGGGCACTGCTGCCCAAGAGCAGGAAATGCAGGTTGATGGCCACGCACGCTGGGGACATGATTTCAAGCTGAAAGTTGACCCAGATGGCAATGAAACCGAAATTAATGGAGAACTTAAACGCTTTAGCGAAAGCCAATTGGAACAGTGGGATGCCGCTTACGAGCCAAAAAACAAGACGTTTTTAGATGCAAAACTGGAAGGCGAAGAGTTGGGTGTTTGGAAATTCAACCGCTACATCAAAGATTATTTGCGTACCATCCAGTCGGTAGACGACGGCGTGGGCGAGGTACTTGATTACCTCGATGCCAACGGGCTGACGGAAAATACCATCGTAGTTTATACTTCCGACCAAGGCTTCTACCTAGGCGAGCACGGCTGGTTCGATAAACGATTCATGTACGAAGAATCGTTCCGTACCCCGCTCATTATCCGCTACCCAAAAGCGGTGAAGGCGGGAACGAAGATCGACAAGCTGGTTCAAAACCTTGACTTTGCCCCTACTTTCTTGGAATATGCTGGCGTGGAGATTCCTACCGATATGCAAGGAGAATCGATGAAAGACTTGGTAGAAGGAAAAGCGAGCGAGTGGAGAGATGCCATTTACTACACCTACTACGAATATCCTTCGGTTCATATGGTAAAAAGGCACTACGGCGTAGCAACCGACCGCTACAAGCTCATACATTTTTATTACGACATAGACGAATGGGAGCTTTACGATTTGCAAGAAGACCCTTCGGAAATGAAAAATGTGTATGACGACCCCGCCTATGCCGATGTGCAAGAAATGATGCACAAACGCTTGGTAGAAATGAGGGAAAAATACGGCGACTCCGACGAGAACGACCAAAAATTCTTAAAAGCCTACCTCGACCATATTGAGAAAAGGAAGAAAAAACAAGCCCAGAAGAAAGGGTAG
- a CDS encoding IS4 family transposase produces the protein MTSLYKSKELQLILQQELGGNKARITLLSYLIISVLKVRSVNFKRLATGYDNGVLLSSKLRRVQRFFSQFTFAEALYCKLIMKTLPIEGKYELSLDRTNWKLGQLNINILFLSVIYKGVGLPVFWCTLGNKRGNSSQKERKDLLNRFMLNFGDDKIAYLTADREFVGQDWLAYLTSHQIRYFIRVRNNMHITLAEGKTVKAYWLLMAQRLNRVYFHPKIVYLNDTLGYFSGIKYVGQNGKIDYLILVSYNQEDLSLDIYKNRWQIETMFRAFKSAGFNLEDTHITDYERLDTLIKVISIAFVWSYSVGIYLNDCVKKIAIKNHGRRAVSFFTYGLDFLTNAFINTIRNDIKIAFKIFLSCT, from the coding sequence ATGACAAGCCTGTATAAAAGTAAAGAATTGCAATTGATTTTGCAGCAAGAGTTGGGAGGAAATAAAGCCAGAATAACGTTGTTGAGTTATTTAATCATATCGGTTTTGAAAGTAAGGAGCGTGAATTTCAAACGATTGGCGACAGGATATGATAATGGGGTTCTTCTATCATCAAAACTTCGTAGAGTCCAGCGGTTCTTCAGCCAATTCACCTTTGCAGAAGCCCTTTATTGTAAGCTGATAATGAAAACCTTACCAATAGAAGGTAAATATGAATTAAGCCTGGACCGGACAAATTGGAAGCTGGGACAGCTCAACATCAACATTTTGTTCTTATCAGTAATTTATAAAGGAGTAGGCCTGCCCGTATTTTGGTGCACATTGGGAAATAAGCGGGGCAATTCCTCTCAAAAAGAGCGAAAAGACCTACTCAATCGTTTTATGCTCAACTTTGGAGATGATAAGATTGCCTATTTGACAGCTGATAGAGAGTTTGTTGGCCAAGATTGGTTGGCGTATTTGACGAGCCATCAAATCCGTTATTTTATCAGGGTCCGCAATAATATGCATATTACTTTGGCGGAAGGCAAAACGGTGAAAGCTTATTGGTTATTAATGGCTCAACGGCTAAACCGAGTATATTTTCACCCTAAAATTGTTTATCTCAATGATACGTTGGGCTATTTCTCAGGTATTAAATATGTTGGTCAAAATGGAAAAATTGATTACCTGATATTGGTTTCCTATAACCAAGAAGACTTAAGCCTAGACATCTATAAAAACCGTTGGCAGATAGAAACTATGTTCAGGGCTTTCAAGTCGGCTGGTTTTAATTTGGAAGATACCCATATTACTGATTATGAAAGATTAGACACCCTGATAAAAGTCATTTCCATTGCTTTTGTTTGGTCTTACAGCGTAGGCATTTACCTTAATGATTGTGTCAAAAAAATAGCAATTAAAAACCACGGCAGGAGGGCCGTAAGCTTCTTTACTTACGGGCTTGATTTCCTTACCAATGCTTTTATCAATACAATTAGAAACGACATCAAAATCGCTTTTAAGATTTTTTTGTCATGTACTTAG
- a CDS encoding SDR family NAD(P)-dependent oxidoreductase, with product MNFTGKTFWLTGASSGMGKATAIELAKYDTRLIISSRDVNGLEDTAESIRQLGSEVRIEPLDMSDTEAIFAVAEKVLADEKIAGLYQFAGISQRSFVSETPLENDRKIMEINFFGVVALAKAVLPHMLKNGGGQFAVASSLVGRFGFPYRSAYAASKHALHGFFESLLAENYKNGIRVSMLMGGRIQTNISKFALTKDGKEHGELDAGQANGISAEKAAKQIIRGLKRDRKEIPVGAGELIMLKIKRYLPALHYKLARTINPL from the coding sequence ATGAATTTTACAGGGAAAACTTTTTGGCTTACTGGCGCATCGTCAGGAATGGGGAAAGCAACAGCCATAGAGTTAGCAAAATATGACACACGGTTAATTATTTCGAGCCGTGATGTGAATGGGCTAGAAGATACTGCCGAAAGCATTAGACAACTGGGAAGTGAAGTAAGGATAGAACCTCTCGATATGTCAGATACAGAAGCGATTTTTGCTGTAGCTGAAAAAGTGTTGGCAGATGAAAAAATTGCCGGGCTTTACCAGTTTGCAGGAATTAGCCAGCGATCTTTTGTATCTGAAACCCCTTTGGAAAATGATCGAAAGATCATGGAGATCAACTTTTTTGGTGTAGTCGCTTTAGCCAAAGCCGTATTGCCGCACATGTTAAAAAATGGTGGAGGACAATTTGCCGTAGCCTCAAGTTTGGTTGGAAGGTTTGGCTTTCCCTACCGCTCCGCTTATGCAGCTTCCAAACATGCTTTACATGGATTCTTCGAAAGCCTATTGGCAGAAAATTATAAAAATGGCATCCGAGTTTCCATGCTTATGGGCGGGCGGATTCAAACAAACATTTCGAAATTTGCCCTAACCAAAGACGGAAAAGAACATGGTGAATTGGATGCCGGCCAAGCCAATGGCATTTCTGCAGAAAAAGCTGCCAAACAAATAATTCGTGGACTAAAGCGTGATAGAAAAGAGATACCAGTAGGTGCTGGGGAATTGATCATGTTAAAAATCAAGAGGTATTTACCCGCATTACATTATAAATTAGCAAGGACAATTAATCCATTATAA